A window of Paenibacillus polygoni contains these coding sequences:
- a CDS encoding response regulator, whose translation MVLVDDEILIRESIRDSIDWKKEGFLYCGDAPDGELALPLIEEQVPDILITDIKMPFMNGLELASVVKQRFPDIKIIILSGHDDFQYAQTALRLGAEDYCLKPVSAAELLQLLNAVSTRIDEENRLKQKNMYSPDKLYADLCGGLIGTGAAIEAAAELNLQLIAPYYAVIILSIVPPILDELSLVHSKIQAAELVIMNTLIEYPELYYFRRSRTETVIILKDSLPDQISTRIGLLIQVLEQRSIHLGLQLSISCGSVHERLQGIHLSFQEAEDDRMIKKLSKQNKAALIESSIDQTPGSVPLDRYSLIEFLKVGNPQEAPSFIRQLGTGLHQISFNSMYAYYLINDITLELVQTAKLTFRTEGNQAEMIHELQKEIRKISNVEECLHYLLGVYEQLWVWRSKGSDKYGELIEKVKLYIRQNYHNDQLSLHETSRQIGVSSSHLSKVFSQETGQTMTEYLTATRIGKAKVLLKTTRCKTFEIAFQVGYSDQHYFSNLFKKVTGMTPMEYRKHGLEGESVEITAKEGDRL comes from the coding sequence ATTGTACTCGTCGACGATGAAATTTTGATTCGGGAGAGCATCAGGGATTCTATCGATTGGAAGAAGGAAGGTTTCTTATATTGCGGTGATGCTCCTGACGGAGAGTTAGCACTGCCGCTCATTGAAGAACAAGTACCAGACATTCTAATCACAGATATTAAAATGCCTTTTATGAACGGTCTCGAACTGGCTTCCGTAGTTAAACAAAGATTTCCTGACATCAAAATCATCATCTTAAGCGGCCATGATGATTTTCAGTATGCCCAAACCGCTCTTCGGCTTGGGGCCGAAGACTACTGCCTGAAACCAGTTAGCGCCGCGGAACTACTCCAGTTACTGAATGCGGTCAGTACCAGGATTGATGAAGAGAATCGATTGAAACAGAAAAATATGTATAGTCCTGATAAGCTATATGCCGACCTTTGCGGAGGACTAATTGGTACTGGAGCCGCGATCGAAGCTGCTGCTGAGCTGAATCTGCAGCTTATCGCTCCTTATTACGCTGTCATTATCTTATCTATTGTTCCACCCATCTTGGACGAATTGAGTCTTGTACATTCTAAGATTCAAGCGGCAGAGTTAGTTATTATGAATACACTAATTGAGTACCCCGAACTTTATTACTTTAGGCGCAGCCGTACAGAAACGGTGATTATTCTAAAGGACAGTCTCCCGGATCAAATATCAACCAGAATCGGTCTTCTGATCCAAGTACTGGAACAACGAAGTATTCATCTTGGTCTGCAACTGTCCATCAGCTGCGGAAGTGTCCATGAACGCCTTCAAGGCATCCATCTTTCCTTCCAAGAGGCCGAAGATGACCGAATGATCAAGAAGCTGTCAAAGCAGAACAAAGCAGCTCTGATTGAGTCCTCAATCGACCAGACACCAGGCAGTGTGCCGCTTGACCGCTACAGTCTAATTGAGTTTCTTAAGGTAGGTAATCCTCAAGAAGCGCCCTCTTTTATTCGTCAGCTTGGGACCGGCCTTCATCAGATCAGTTTTAATTCCATGTATGCCTACTACCTGATCAACGATATCACCTTAGAATTAGTTCAGACCGCAAAGTTAACTTTCCGCACAGAAGGAAATCAAGCAGAAATGATACATGAGTTGCAAAAGGAAATTCGGAAAATTTCAAATGTGGAAGAGTGCCTTCATTATTTACTTGGAGTATATGAACAGCTATGGGTCTGGCGGTCAAAAGGGTCTGACAAGTATGGAGAGTTAATCGAAAAAGTCAAACTATACATTCGGCAGAATTATCACAATGACCAGCTCTCCCTTCATGAAACTTCAAGACAGATTGGAGTCAGCTCTAGCCACCTCAGCAAAGTATTCAGCCAAGAAACCGGACAGACCATGACAGAGTACTTAACCGCCACGCGAATTGGCAAAGCGAAAGTATTACTTAAAACAACTCGCTGTAAAACCTTCGAGATTGCTTTTCAAGTAGGTTATAGTGATCAACATTACTTCTCTAACCTGTTCAAGAAAGTAACCGGAATGACACCCATGGAATATCGCAAACATGGACTTGAGGGCGAGTCAGTTGAGATCACTGCGAAAGAAGGAGATCGCTTGTGA
- a CDS encoding sugar ABC transporter substrate-binding protein, producing the protein MNFRFKAVQTLTLLLGITLILCGCMEARTTMETWNQNQEVLSLPSKNDPELTFGIIYPMVNDTYEMITENAEASASDYNIKLIVQAPDEANLEQQIRIMEMMIKQKVDGIAIIPVDSEALIDVIDKAVTSGISVICFESDSPSSKRNAFIGADNYKTGKVIAQTVDNLLGGKGMVLVQSGMPQMLGLTQRLKGFQDYLHEYTEIDVLEVRHNHASEEKAIQQLEEMISAHPHFSALINLDFVSSSSSVLVWKAKGLKRYNVALGLTPYVNQSLENGQITRIISQNEQNWGEAIINTLRSLSQDKTMPEFINTEIIEMHN; encoded by the coding sequence GTGAATTTCCGATTCAAAGCCGTTCAGACGCTGACGTTACTACTCGGAATCACATTAATTCTCTGTGGATGTATGGAGGCTCGTACTACAATGGAGACATGGAATCAGAATCAAGAGGTTCTTTCGCTCCCTTCAAAAAACGATCCTGAACTTACCTTTGGCATCATCTATCCTATGGTAAACGACACATACGAGATGATTACGGAAAACGCGGAAGCCTCAGCCAGCGATTATAACATTAAACTGATCGTTCAAGCGCCAGATGAAGCAAACTTAGAGCAACAGATTCGAATCATGGAGATGATGATCAAGCAAAAGGTCGACGGCATAGCAATTATTCCGGTGGACTCCGAAGCTTTAATTGACGTCATCGACAAAGCGGTGACCAGCGGAATCTCTGTCATATGCTTCGAGTCGGACTCTCCGTCCAGTAAGCGGAATGCTTTTATCGGTGCGGATAACTATAAGACGGGGAAAGTGATTGCCCAAACCGTAGACAATTTGCTTGGCGGCAAAGGGATGGTCCTAGTCCAGTCTGGCATGCCGCAAATGCTTGGATTAACTCAGCGGCTAAAAGGGTTTCAGGATTATTTACATGAGTATACCGAAATAGACGTGCTCGAAGTTCGCCATAACCATGCCAGCGAAGAAAAAGCCATTCAGCAGTTGGAAGAAATGATATCGGCTCACCCGCACTTCAGTGCGCTGATCAACCTGGATTTCGTTTCTAGTTCGAGTTCAGTTCTAGTCTGGAAAGCTAAAGGGCTTAAACGATATAATGTCGCGCTCGGTCTTACTCCCTATGTCAATCAATCCCTCGAAAACGGTCAAATTACCCGCATCATCTCCCAAAATGAGCAGAATTGGGGCGAAGCGATCATTAACACCCTGCGCAGTCTATCACAAGATAAAACAATGCCAGAATTTATTAACACAGAAATCATAGAAATGCATAATTGA
- a CDS encoding family 43 glycosylhydrolase — protein MGKKKLISILTTAALFLNLMPAGLTFAEEIPKELGIANNPIIWADVPDPDVIRVGDAYYMTSTTMHMNPGVPIMKSYDLVHWDIVNYVYDILDETDHQRLSNNKNEYGKGSWASSLRYHDGKYYVVFSSSTAGKTYIYQTTDIENGPWTHSELPFYHDMSLLFDDDGRVYLVHGGGDIRIVELNSDATAVKEDGMNKIIIKDSSLIAGPNVGLQAEGAHIQKVNGKYYISLITWPSGGMRTQLVFRSDTIDGPYEGKVVLQDQGIAQGGLIDTVSGDWYAFLFGDRGSVGRIPYLVPVTWENDWPVFGVNGKVPAEISLPLHNGESNIVSSDEFYNRSARSGLPYTSEDSNAPDVSSELFETDMLAAAERSGRELLVNGGIESGVEPWTGNGTASVSVTNDVYGSGASALKTTGRTATGDGPMQVITGKVNTNVTYTFSAKVRYDEGPDQKQFNFNIQNGPSWQGIKVLGSAVINKGEWGTVQGTYTLPADADLSHTFIFIETPWTATPDQNTDLMDFYVDDISFADTSVSELIINSDIESGIEPWTANGAASVSVSNDVYYSGISALKTTGRKATGDGPMQLITGKVDTNVTYTFSAKVRYDEGPEQKQFNFNIQNGPSWQGIKVLGSATMKKGEWGTLRGTYTLPSDADLSHTFIFIETPWTGTPDPITDLMDFYVDDISFTASSAPIPDTQKPGESEGNGSNLGLSWQWNHNPDNNNWSLTQRSGFLRLTTGRKSTGILDARNTLTQRTFGPESSGYIAIETDHMKDGDVAGLAAFQKNYGYVGVKKSGTAKSIVMVNGSGEQPKEVASIPLAADRVYLKIDMDFKKQTDKAYFYYSLDGVSWTAIGEQLQMSYTLPHFMGYRYALFNYATKTVGGYVDFDYFRVDNKMTGTGESAPILSASLDDVSDVLGVPNVEFEVPVKMEALPDGTYNGISASFDIPDFVSVTGVSFHTDNISGTPSYSFADRRLELKVSGSNVNFTNTSSDLFATIQLKMKDFVPKDQTVKIRTDYIKTEGSNVVYNVSEAVSAIDLKALDTKALAKVPGYANPLISHKFGADPYALVFNDRVYVYMTSDAFEYDANGNLKDNSYSKINTITVISSEDMVNWTDHGEIPVAGPNGAAKWANNSWAPAIAHKVIEGKDKFFLYFANNASSIGVLTADSPIGPWTDPLGKSFINSSVPGTNGVVWMFDPAVLVDDDGTGYLYFGGGIPGGNNPTEEQIAHPKSGRVIQLGDDMISTVGSAKLIDAPYLFEDSGIHKYNGKYYYSYCSNFAGTHPEGSPPKGEIAYMVSDDPMGPFTYVGTILQNPNVFFDVGGNNHHAIFEFKDQWYVAYHAQTLAKAMNKAKGYRSTHINKVEFYENGFIKPIKGDMEGVEQLAVLNPYQRTEAETMAWQSGMMTEKSLQPGNMVESINLNITDVNDGDWLAVANADFGTSGPSIFEASVAATAGGTIEIRQDSPVGDVIGTFDVTPTGGANQWKTLKTDVKPVTGVHNIFFMFKTKGQDSLRMDYWQFTKNEIEPEVIPLESVSIIGEATSVKVNNSLTFDSQLNPVNATNPTYRWEAFNNLEITGDSDKETVNVKGISAGNGTLTLTVTAGGKEITTHITIKVSTEDEGSGTPSVPNPAPSTPAPPDRPLTPAAPQQTLPVGKKDAEIKVGDKEVDLGTIGTTTQQNKKITTIAFDQKKLETWLSTAKEGDVIAVTVKADSEHVITQFNKNILKALQDKKIILELWTGLGIFKVPASKISTNSLPSAGDGTSTETTIQIEIAVPDSSMSKVAEQVAKVKGFKLSSDLLDFNVRAVQGNNVTDITPFTGYVERMIPLSDNSSANQVSTGALIESKGTVYQVPTQIVTENGKRYAKIRSLTGGTYAVVTNSVTFTDLTSHWAQDSVNNLGSRMIIDGTGSGLFLPNTEITRAEFTALLVRALGLRSEQGELTLTDVKTTDWFAEHVKTAQTYGLITGYEDNTFRPYEKITREQAMHIASQAMEITELKRSLTERSVEEMLSSYEDANRVSSWAKSGVADSLQAGIVSGRSSSNLAPKAYITRAEAAKLIHELMKKSGLF, from the coding sequence GTGGGGAAAAAGAAGCTAATTTCGATTCTTACAACAGCCGCCTTATTTCTGAATTTGATGCCGGCTGGGCTCACATTTGCAGAGGAAATCCCCAAAGAACTGGGAATTGCGAATAACCCGATTATTTGGGCTGACGTGCCTGATCCCGATGTCATTCGTGTGGGTGATGCCTATTATATGACCAGTACGACAATGCACATGAACCCAGGCGTTCCAATTATGAAATCGTATGACCTCGTACACTGGGATATTGTCAATTATGTATATGATATTCTGGACGAGACCGATCATCAGAGATTGAGTAATAATAAAAATGAGTATGGAAAAGGTTCTTGGGCTAGCAGTCTCAGGTACCATGACGGTAAGTATTATGTAGTGTTTTCTTCCAGTACAGCAGGAAAGACTTATATTTATCAAACAACGGATATCGAAAATGGACCTTGGACACACTCGGAGCTTCCTTTCTATCACGATATGTCCCTTCTATTCGATGACGATGGACGAGTGTACCTTGTACATGGAGGCGGTGATATTCGGATTGTTGAGCTAAATTCGGACGCCACTGCGGTGAAAGAAGATGGAATGAATAAAATCATTATTAAGGATTCGAGTTTAATTGCAGGACCAAATGTGGGACTTCAAGCGGAAGGTGCTCATATCCAAAAAGTGAATGGGAAATATTATATTTCACTAATCACTTGGCCGAGCGGCGGCATGCGAACACAATTGGTGTTCCGCTCTGACACCATAGACGGCCCTTATGAAGGGAAAGTCGTATTGCAGGATCAGGGGATTGCACAAGGCGGGCTGATCGATACGGTTTCAGGAGATTGGTATGCCTTTTTGTTCGGTGACCGTGGTTCCGTCGGGCGTATTCCATACTTAGTTCCCGTCACATGGGAGAATGACTGGCCGGTATTTGGTGTCAATGGCAAAGTCCCAGCTGAAATTTCTCTTCCATTACATAATGGGGAATCCAATATTGTAAGTTCTGATGAATTCTATAATCGCTCAGCACGATCAGGTCTCCCATATACTTCTGAAGACAGCAACGCACCAGATGTATCTTCAGAACTCTTTGAAACGGATATGCTTGCAGCCGCTGAGAGATCAGGGAGGGAACTGTTAGTTAACGGTGGAATCGAGAGTGGTGTTGAACCTTGGACTGGAAACGGCACAGCCTCCGTATCCGTTACGAATGATGTTTATGGCAGCGGCGCATCTGCTCTGAAAACGACGGGGCGGACAGCGACCGGAGATGGTCCAATGCAGGTAATAACGGGGAAAGTAAATACCAATGTCACCTATACCTTCTCTGCCAAGGTAAGGTACGATGAAGGGCCAGACCAGAAACAGTTCAATTTCAACATACAGAACGGTCCAAGCTGGCAAGGAATTAAGGTGCTTGGTTCGGCTGTGATCAACAAAGGTGAGTGGGGAACGGTCCAAGGTACGTACACGCTTCCTGCGGATGCCGATTTATCTCATACCTTTATTTTTATTGAGACACCATGGACCGCCACGCCTGATCAAAACACAGATCTGATGGACTTCTATGTCGATGACATTTCTTTTGCAGATACTTCCGTCTCAGAGCTAATTATCAACAGCGATATTGAAAGCGGTATCGAGCCTTGGACTGCTAATGGAGCAGCATCGGTATCTGTTTCAAATGATGTATATTACAGCGGTATATCAGCACTGAAGACGACCGGACGCAAGGCAACGGGAGACGGGCCGATGCAGTTGATTACCGGAAAGGTGGATACTAATGTCACTTATACCTTCTCTGCGAAGGTAAGGTACGATGAAGGGCCGGAGCAGAAACAGTTCAACTTCAACATCCAGAACGGACCGAGCTGGCAAGGAATCAAGGTGCTTGGTTCGGCTACGATGAAGAAAGGGGAATGGGGAACACTCCGAGGCACATATACACTCCCTTCCGATGCGGATTTATCCCATACTTTTATTTTCATTGAGACACCATGGACCGGAACTCCGGATCCTATCACAGATCTAATGGACTTCTATGTTGACGACATCTCGTTTACAGCTTCCTCTGCTCCCATTCCAGATACACAAAAGCCAGGAGAGAGTGAAGGTAATGGCTCCAATCTAGGGCTTTCGTGGCAGTGGAATCATAATCCAGATAATAACAACTGGTCGCTGACCCAGCGTTCTGGATTCTTACGTCTAACAACGGGCAGAAAAAGCACAGGAATTCTAGATGCACGCAATACACTTACACAAAGAACGTTTGGACCTGAAAGTTCAGGTTATATTGCTATTGAAACTGATCATATGAAAGACGGAGATGTAGCGGGTCTTGCCGCTTTCCAAAAAAATTATGGTTATGTCGGTGTTAAAAAGTCAGGAACCGCAAAATCGATCGTAATGGTTAATGGCAGCGGCGAACAACCGAAAGAAGTTGCCAGCATCCCGCTTGCTGCGGATCGAGTTTATCTGAAAATTGATATGGATTTTAAAAAGCAAACAGACAAAGCTTATTTTTATTACAGTCTTGACGGGGTAAGTTGGACAGCAATTGGAGAGCAGCTGCAAATGTCGTATACCCTGCCTCATTTTATGGGTTATCGTTATGCCTTATTTAATTACGCGACCAAAACGGTAGGCGGATACGTCGACTTCGATTATTTTAGAGTAGACAACAAGATGACTGGAACAGGGGAGTCAGCTCCTATTCTTTCTGCAAGTCTGGATGATGTCTCGGACGTTCTAGGCGTTCCAAATGTAGAATTCGAAGTTCCGGTAAAAATGGAGGCATTGCCTGACGGAACTTATAATGGAATCTCTGCTTCCTTCGATATTCCGGATTTTGTATCCGTAACCGGAGTATCATTTCATACAGACAATATTAGTGGTACACCATCTTACTCATTTGCTGACCGCAGACTGGAACTGAAGGTTTCCGGCAGTAACGTGAATTTTACGAATACCTCATCTGATCTGTTCGCTACGATTCAACTGAAAATGAAAGATTTTGTTCCGAAGGATCAAACAGTAAAAATTCGTACGGATTATATCAAAACAGAAGGCAGCAATGTAGTTTATAACGTGAGTGAAGCAGTTTCTGCTATTGATTTGAAGGCATTGGACACGAAAGCTCTTGCTAAAGTACCTGGATATGCGAACCCGCTAATCAGCCATAAGTTTGGCGCAGATCCCTATGCGCTTGTCTTTAACGACAGAGTATATGTTTATATGACAAGTGATGCATTTGAATATGACGCAAATGGGAATTTGAAAGATAATAGTTATTCCAAGATCAATACAATCACTGTCATCTCATCAGAGGATATGGTGAACTGGACCGATCATGGAGAGATTCCCGTAGCAGGCCCGAATGGTGCTGCCAAATGGGCGAATAACTCTTGGGCGCCTGCGATTGCTCATAAGGTAATTGAAGGAAAGGATAAATTTTTCTTGTACTTTGCTAATAATGCTTCCAGCATTGGTGTCCTTACTGCCGATAGTCCAATCGGGCCGTGGACGGATCCACTGGGGAAATCATTTATTAACAGCAGTGTACCAGGAACAAACGGGGTAGTGTGGATGTTTGACCCGGCTGTTCTGGTGGATGATGATGGAACAGGTTATCTGTATTTTGGCGGGGGAATCCCTGGCGGAAATAATCCGACAGAAGAGCAAATTGCTCATCCGAAGAGCGGCAGAGTAATTCAATTGGGTGACGATATGATAAGCACAGTAGGATCAGCAAAACTCATTGATGCTCCTTATCTTTTTGAGGATTCCGGAATTCACAAATATAACGGTAAGTACTATTATTCTTACTGTTCTAATTTCGCCGGTACCCATCCGGAAGGTTCTCCGCCGAAAGGAGAAATTGCATACATGGTCAGCGATGATCCGATGGGGCCATTTACTTACGTCGGAACCATTTTGCAGAATCCAAACGTCTTTTTCGATGTCGGTGGGAACAATCATCATGCCATTTTCGAATTTAAAGATCAGTGGTATGTTGCTTATCACGCTCAAACCCTTGCTAAGGCGATGAATAAAGCGAAAGGATATCGCTCTACACACATCAATAAAGTGGAGTTTTATGAGAACGGATTTATTAAACCGATCAAGGGTGATATGGAAGGAGTGGAACAGTTAGCTGTTCTAAATCCATACCAGCGCACCGAGGCAGAAACGATGGCATGGCAGTCCGGGATGATGACGGAGAAATCCTTGCAGCCTGGTAACATGGTGGAGAGCATCAACCTCAATATAACCGATGTCAATGATGGAGATTGGCTTGCTGTTGCAAACGCAGACTTCGGTACGAGTGGACCAAGTATTTTTGAAGCCAGCGTAGCAGCAACTGCTGGGGGAACGATTGAAATACGACAGGACAGTCCAGTCGGTGATGTCATTGGTACGTTTGATGTGACGCCTACGGGTGGCGCAAATCAGTGGAAAACGCTGAAGACAGACGTCAAACCGGTTACCGGTGTTCACAATATCTTCTTTATGTTTAAGACAAAAGGTCAAGATTCTCTTCGAATGGATTACTGGCAGTTTACGAAGAATGAGATCGAACCGGAAGTGATTCCTCTGGAGTCTGTCTCCATTATAGGAGAAGCTACATCTGTTAAAGTGAACAATTCACTTACGTTTGATTCTCAGCTAAATCCAGTCAATGCGACAAATCCAACATACCGCTGGGAAGCATTTAATAATCTTGAGATTACAGGTGACAGTGATAAAGAGACGGTAAATGTAAAAGGAATCTCAGCTGGCAATGGTACGTTGACTTTAACCGTTACTGCTGGCGGCAAAGAGATTACTACTCATATTACAATTAAGGTAAGCACCGAAGACGAAGGAAGCGGTACGCCGTCTGTTCCAAACCCAGCCCCTTCCACACCAGCTCCACCCGATAGACCTTTGACTCCAGCGGCACCACAGCAGACCTTACCTGTCGGTAAGAAAGATGCAGAAATAAAAGTTGGCGACAAAGAAGTGGACTTGGGTACGATCGGCACGACAACCCAGCAAAACAAGAAAATTACGACAATAGCATTTGATCAGAAGAAGCTGGAAACTTGGCTTTCAACAGCGAAGGAAGGCGATGTGATTGCCGTTACAGTTAAGGCAGACTCGGAGCATGTAATTACTCAATTTAATAAGAATATTCTAAAAGCCCTTCAGGATAAGAAAATCATATTGGAACTATGGACGGGTCTAGGGATTTTCAAGGTTCCAGCTTCCAAAATTAGTACGAATTCTTTGCCGTCAGCAGGCGATGGAACAAGCACGGAAACGACGATTCAAATTGAGATTGCTGTTCCAGATTCATCGATGAGCAAGGTTGCAGAACAGGTAGCCAAGGTAAAAGGCTTTAAGCTTAGCTCGGATCTGCTTGACTTCAATGTTAGAGCAGTACAAGGAAATAACGTTACAGATATCACTCCATTTACTGGATATGTGGAGAGAATGATTCCACTTTCGGATAATTCATCAGCTAACCAGGTATCTACTGGTGCTTTGATCGAATCAAAAGGTACAGTTTATCAGGTGCCGACTCAAATCGTTACAGAGAACGGGAAACGTTACGCAAAAATTCGCAGCTTGACTGGCGGCACCTATGCAGTGGTTACGAACTCCGTAACATTTACTGATCTGACCTCGCACTGGGCACAGGACAGCGTCAACAATCTCGGATCTCGGATGATTATTGATGGAACGGGAAGCGGTTTATTCCTTCCAAATACGGAAATCACTCGTGCCGAATTTACTGCACTGCTTGTGCGGGCGCTTGGACTTCGTTCAGAGCAAGGAGAACTTACATTAACGGATGTAAAGACTACGGATTGGTTCGCTGAACATGTGAAAACGGCGCAAACATACGGCCTGATCACTGGGTACGAAGACAACACTTTCCGGCCTTATGAGAAGATTACAAGGGAACAAGCCATGCACATTGCCTCTCAAGCGATGGAAATTACTGAGCTGAAGAGAAGTTTGACAGAACGATCAGTGGAAGAGATGCTAAGCAGTTATGAAGATGCAAACCGCGTCTCAAGCTGGGCCAAATCAGGTGTGGCAGATAGCTTGCAGGCAGGTATCGTCTCCGGAAGAAGTTCATCGAATCTAGCGCCTAAGGCGTATATCACCCGTGCTGAAGCAGCTAAATTGATTCATGAACTGATGAAAAAATCAGGGCTGTTCTAG
- a CDS encoding cellulase family glycosylhydrolase, protein MNNKKSFPLWAMLMSLVLIAGVLFVVGPLISAEKQKEKKSKMQTYVEKMQPGWNLGNTFDATGDETSWGNPRTTKELIAKIAEQGYNSIRIPITWQHRMGDAPDYTVDPDFMRRIEEVVDWSLDEGLYVMINIHHDSSEWVRYMDTNHDEVLERYSALWTQIADHFKDHPGKLMFESINEPRFSEDWNKDEPEYFTMLGELNDSFHDIVRTSGGENEKRPLVIPSITTSASEVRLEELYKTITSYNDPNLIATIHYYGFYPFSVNMAGATRFDEAAKKDIMDTFDRTYERFTKEGIPVIVGEFGLLGFDKFLGTIQQGEKLKYFDFVNDYATQKGFTTMLWDNGQHFNRREFQWFDEDLYAVIQAGFKGRSSHAMSDFVYLKKGENVQDVSIPLELNGNEFRNVIMNGKTLIKGQDYTIHENMLTLKAYFLGQWSDTAYGKQAELRIVFNSGADWKLNIITCDVPELSEASGSSDELIIPVQFNGDELATMESLYENGQNAGPADWTSFKEFGHSFIPSYETNEIKLTKAFFDEIKDGKVTLKFHFWSGEMIEYIIEKEGTSVTTIKS, encoded by the coding sequence ATGAATAATAAAAAGAGTTTTCCTTTATGGGCAATGCTGATGTCTTTGGTTTTAATAGCAGGTGTTCTTTTTGTAGTGGGTCCCCTCATTTCAGCTGAAAAGCAGAAGGAGAAGAAAAGTAAAATGCAAACATATGTAGAAAAAATGCAGCCAGGATGGAACCTCGGAAATACGTTTGATGCGACAGGTGATGAAACATCTTGGGGTAACCCACGCACCACCAAAGAGTTGATTGCCAAGATTGCGGAACAAGGGTACAACAGTATCCGTATTCCAATCACTTGGCAGCACCGTATGGGCGATGCTCCTGACTATACGGTGGATCCGGATTTTATGAGAAGAATTGAGGAAGTTGTAGATTGGTCACTGGATGAAGGACTGTATGTCATGATTAATATCCATCACGACTCCAGCGAATGGGTGAGGTACATGGATACGAATCATGATGAAGTATTAGAGCGATACAGTGCCTTGTGGACACAAATAGCGGATCATTTCAAAGATCATCCAGGCAAGCTCATGTTTGAGAGTATAAATGAACCTCGATTCTCAGAGGATTGGAATAAAGATGAACCTGAGTATTTTACCATGCTTGGTGAATTGAATGATTCTTTTCATGACATCGTACGGACTTCTGGAGGGGAAAATGAAAAACGCCCGCTAGTTATACCTAGTATAACGACCTCTGCTTCCGAAGTCAGATTAGAGGAACTCTACAAGACAATAACCAGTTATAACGATCCGAATCTAATTGCGACCATTCATTATTACGGATTTTATCCTTTTAGTGTCAATATGGCAGGAGCAACTCGGTTTGATGAAGCTGCTAAGAAAGATATCATGGATACGTTTGATCGGACATATGAGCGGTTTACGAAGGAAGGGATTCCGGTCATTGTGGGGGAGTTCGGGTTACTCGGATTTGACAAGTTTTTGGGGACGATCCAGCAGGGAGAGAAACTGAAATATTTTGATTTTGTAAATGATTATGCCACTCAAAAAGGATTTACCACGATGCTGTGGGATAACGGCCAACACTTTAATCGCAGGGAGTTCCAATGGTTTGATGAAGATTTGTATGCTGTTATCCAAGCTGGTTTCAAAGGTCGTTCTTCCCATGCGATGTCTGATTTTGTCTATTTGAAGAAGGGGGAGAATGTACAGGACGTATCCATTCCTCTTGAGCTTAACGGGAACGAATTTCGAAATGTCATTATGAACGGAAAGACACTAATAAAGGGCCAAGATTACACTATTCATGAGAACATGCTCACGCTAAAAGCCTACTTCCTTGGTCAGTGGTCTGATACTGCTTATGGAAAGCAAGCAGAGCTTCGTATCGTTTTTAATTCAGGGGCTGATTGGAAACTTAACATAATTACCTGCGATGTACCTGAGCTAAGTGAGGCGTCTGGATCTTCAGATGAGCTGATCATTCCAGTCCAATTCAATGGAGATGAGCTGGCTACGATGGAATCGCTGTATGAGAATGGACAAAATGCAGGGCCGGCGGATTGGACTTCGTTCAAAGAATTCGGGCACTCATTCATTCCATCCTATGAGACAAATGAGATCAAATTAACGAAAGCTTTCTTTGATGAAATCAAAGATGGGAAAGTGACTTTGAAATTTCATTTTTGGAGCGGCGAAATGATAGAGTACATCATTGAGAAAGAGGGGACTAGCGTAACTACCATTAAATCCTGA